In a single window of the Alphaproteobacteria bacterium LSUCC0684 genome:
- a CDS encoding LuxR C-terminal-related transcriptional regulator has translation MKVILTYANIFSRDLIIEQAGHMNSEMTIIPATRIMETVDMLHRGMLPDLILLDTGLVDMKGLSGLTRILDATQRNIPVAIMGAPTSQSEMRLVLEAGASGYVPKNIGIKAFFSAISLMAEGEIFLPAEVSTHHGENSFLPNNWLTGREQDMLAGLLAGKSNKEIARIHGLSEVTVKHHLKSLRGKLGARNRTHAVCRAIELGIVPEAT, from the coding sequence ATGAAAGTCATTTTGACTTATGCAAATATTTTTTCTCGGGATCTGATTATCGAACAGGCTGGTCATATGAACAGCGAGATGACGATCATTCCCGCAACCCGGATCATGGAAACGGTGGACATGCTGCATCGTGGCATGCTGCCGGACCTGATTTTGCTGGATACAGGTCTTGTGGATATGAAGGGGCTTAGCGGCCTGACCCGTATTCTTGACGCCACCCAGCGGAATATTCCGGTAGCCATTATGGGTGCCCCGACCAGCCAGTCGGAGATGCGCCTTGTCCTTGAGGCAGGAGCTTCGGGGTATGTGCCCAAGAATATCGGCATCAAGGCGTTTTTCAGCGCCATATCGCTGATGGCCGAGGGGGAGATTTTTCTACCCGCTGAAGTTTCAACCCATCATGGGGAAAACAGTTTTCTGCCCAATAACTGGCTTACCGGCAGAGAGCAGGATATGCTCGCCGGATTGCTGGCGGGAAAGTCAAACAAGGAAATCGCCCGAATTCACGGTCTTTCGGAAGTGACGGTGAAACATCACCTCAAAAGTCTGCGCGGCAAACTTGGGGCACGCAACCGGACCCATGCAGTATGCCGGGCGATTGAACTTGGCATCGTGCCTGAGGCAACCTGA
- a CDS encoding S8 family peptidase, whose product MNRDNRRKIKGYHLIVISGLLTGCGGGGGGGGGGAQPRPEIRQPPADTGSINVVEKQNSPGLFQVGASQVFLSGGTGQSVTIGVADSGVAAGHEEFSGRVLGGGDWHGTADGLLDEHGHGTHVASLVAAGSDGIGIQGVAPLSRIVSYRILGSTGTFQGRSGNVMVPGLLGDALARDLPVVNHSWSSYYEIDDMSRSRIEDLLRDEITAYRQVATENGPIMVWAAGNGSDNQVSIRSGLPYHLPELEPNWLAVVAVDTEGVEPSYTNRCGIAAAWCLAAPGGGDNQGDNGILGADHEGGYTRKSGTSMAAPVVSAAIGLLIDQIPGLTPRMAVARLKVTATYDGLTTAAGCTLDSCGEAAMRSVFGHGLIQIDEAIQPISPNAVLLGNGERADLAGSGLTLPSMMAMPLLDRLDGIAAVIEDDFDGTLYQFPLGALAAGAEPAPFDQPSPVVAVMQELPEGQRFLIAGAGQVPGQTAEDRRMLDIPAMPLDRWAGYAFTSSGEITRYLVGLGNERQAIHLLKEWQGEEAKWISLGFDRSARWLDGGGYGALKLGGHRSGWVAMGREKNLGPVTATAEVLAGYTRLEGASPSLIHGGGIWYDSWRIGVTHTTPGQQRWRLDLSQPPALRDGKLTLMAPVTGSGKAAVFHPVELDLSLRSRERRLMAGLDMPLAGQDSMKLTAAVTYIQNRSHQPGAEDGEFRLTLDIDF is encoded by the coding sequence ATGAACAGGGATAATAGACGGAAGATCAAAGGATATCATCTTATTGTTATATCCGGTTTGTTAACGGGATGCGGCGGTGGCGGTGGCGGCGGGGGTGGCGGCGCCCAGCCCCGGCCGGAGATCCGCCAGCCCCCGGCAGATACCGGATCGATTAATGTGGTCGAAAAGCAGAACAGCCCGGGGCTTTTCCAGGTTGGGGCGAGTCAGGTGTTTTTGTCCGGCGGGACGGGGCAGTCCGTTACCATTGGCGTTGCGGATAGTGGAGTTGCTGCCGGGCATGAGGAATTCAGCGGCCGTGTCCTGGGTGGTGGCGACTGGCATGGCACGGCAGATGGCCTCCTTGATGAACATGGCCATGGCACGCATGTGGCCAGTCTTGTAGCGGCTGGAAGTGACGGTATCGGTATTCAGGGCGTGGCGCCGCTCAGCCGGATTGTTTCCTACCGGATTCTTGGCAGCACCGGCACGTTTCAGGGCAGAAGCGGCAACGTCATGGTTCCCGGTCTTCTGGGGGATGCGCTGGCTCGTGATCTGCCGGTGGTCAACCATTCCTGGTCATCATATTACGAGATTGACGATATGAGCAGGTCCCGAATCGAGGATCTCCTGCGTGATGAGATCACGGCCTATCGGCAGGTTGCCACCGAGAACGGGCCGATCATGGTCTGGGCGGCAGGCAATGGCAGCGACAATCAGGTCTCTATCCGCAGTGGTCTTCCCTATCATCTGCCTGAGCTTGAGCCGAACTGGCTGGCGGTGGTTGCGGTGGACACGGAAGGGGTGGAGCCTTCCTATACCAATCGATGCGGTATCGCGGCGGCCTGGTGTCTGGCGGCACCGGGAGGCGGTGACAACCAGGGTGACAATGGTATTCTCGGCGCCGACCATGAAGGTGGCTATACCCGAAAATCCGGCACATCCATGGCCGCCCCGGTTGTCTCGGCTGCCATCGGGTTGCTGATCGATCAGATCCCGGGGTTGACCCCGCGGATGGCGGTGGCACGACTGAAGGTAACGGCAACATATGACGGGTTGACCACCGCGGCCGGATGCACCCTCGACAGTTGCGGTGAGGCGGCGATGCGCAGCGTCTTCGGCCATGGACTCATCCAGATTGATGAGGCGATACAGCCGATCTCCCCTAACGCGGTTCTGCTTGGCAATGGCGAGCGTGCGGATCTTGCCGGAAGCGGCCTTACTCTCCCGTCGATGATGGCCATGCCGCTTCTTGACCGGCTGGATGGAATCGCCGCGGTGATTGAAGATGATTTCGATGGCACGCTGTATCAATTCCCCCTTGGGGCACTTGCGGCGGGGGCGGAGCCTGCGCCTTTCGATCAACCCTCACCGGTGGTTGCGGTGATGCAGGAGCTTCCGGAAGGTCAGCGGTTTCTTATTGCCGGCGCCGGGCAGGTTCCTGGCCAGACGGCGGAGGACCGGCGGATGCTCGATATTCCAGCCATGCCGCTTGACCGTTGGGCGGGATACGCTTTCACTTCATCGGGGGAGATAACACGCTATCTTGTCGGGCTGGGAAATGAACGGCAGGCCATCCATCTTCTCAAGGAATGGCAGGGAGAAGAGGCAAAATGGATCAGCCTTGGCTTTGATCGCAGCGCCCGCTGGCTTGATGGCGGGGGATATGGCGCGCTGAAACTGGGCGGGCATCGTTCAGGCTGGGTAGCGATGGGCCGGGAGAAGAATCTCGGGCCGGTTACCGCAACGGCTGAAGTCCTCGCCGGATATACCAGGCTTGAAGGGGCCTCTCCAAGCCTCATTCATGGTGGCGGGATCTGGTACGATTCCTGGCGAATCGGCGTAACGCATACCACCCCGGGGCAGCAGCGCTGGCGGCTTGATCTCAGCCAGCCCCCGGCGCTTCGTGATGGGAAACTGACGCTGATGGCACCGGTGACGGGTTCAGGCAAGGCTGCAGTTTTTCATCCAGTGGAACTTGATCTCTCTCTCCGGTCACGGGAAAGACGCCTGATGGCGGGGCTGGATATGCCTCTCGCTGGTCAAGACAGCATGAAATTGACGGCAGCGGTGACATATATCCAGAACAGAAGCCATCAGCCTGGCGCGGAAGACGGGGAATTTCGCCTCACCCTCGATATTGATTTCTAG
- a CDS encoding LysE family translocator, with amino-acid sequence MFWALFLFVAFMVGSPGPANMVLMAAGARFGLRASLRFLIGIITGKFLLNAVIALGFYEMLRAMPVLLDLLTYGSAAFMIWLSFSMIRPFRETGTLHQPPGFIKGLMVHPMNPKAWAMLTISWSSYGPGFDDPWLRFLSIAGTFMGVQVIFHSLWCYAGARLMMLLPSERSRDLAGVILAVVTVALVLFIVFI; translated from the coding sequence ATGTTCTGGGCGCTGTTTCTTTTTGTTGCTTTCATGGTGGGCTCGCCAGGACCTGCCAATATGGTGCTGATGGCCGCTGGCGCCCGATTCGGCCTCAGGGCATCGTTGCGTTTTCTCATCGGGATAATCACCGGGAAATTTCTTCTCAACGCTGTCATCGCGCTTGGATTTTATGAAATGCTCCGTGCAATGCCGGTGCTGCTTGATCTGCTCACCTATGGTTCGGCGGCCTTCATGATCTGGCTGAGTTTTTCCATGATTCGGCCCTTCCGGGAAACGGGTACACTCCACCAACCTCCCGGCTTCATCAAGGGGTTGATGGTGCATCCCATGAATCCCAAGGCCTGGGCGATGCTGACGATCTCCTGGTCCAGCTACGGGCCGGGTTTCGATGATCCCTGGCTGAGATTTCTGAGTATTGCCGGCACCTTCATGGGTGTTCAGGTGATTTTTCACAGTCTCTGGTGCTATGCCGGCGCGCGCCTGATGATGTTGCTGCCTTCGGAACGCAGCCGTGATCTGGCCGGGGTGATCCTCGCCGTGGTGACAGTCGCCCTCGTCCTCTTTATTGTTTTCATCTGA
- a CDS encoding DMT family transporter — translation MAIASFLALGAALSWCLAGVFGHLPAKRLGSMHFNRLRMLTSFLMLLVYVLATGTGFTVARSDMLLIVLSGLIGAAGGDYFLFQTMRRMGPRRTGILFAANAPIAAFLGWLFLGEVLTLRMLLAISLGFAGIVLAVIYGKRRDLIHVWEELTPPLWLGIVFGLLAALGQAIGVLMMRPVMEGGLDPATAGLWRVTVAMLVFWLILPVERGRGRGPAKILPDRDLIPHILGNGFFGMAFGMALLLKALETGPVGMVSILSSTAPLMLLPFVWAKTRLIPPLGAWIGAALVVLCSALLL, via the coding sequence ATGGCCATTGCATCATTTCTTGCCCTCGGGGCAGCGCTGAGCTGGTGCCTCGCTGGTGTTTTCGGCCATCTTCCGGCAAAACGTCTCGGCTCAATGCATTTCAATCGTCTCCGGATGCTGACAAGTTTCCTGATGCTATTGGTGTATGTGCTTGCCACCGGCACCGGGTTTACGGTTGCCCGAAGCGATATGTTGCTGATTGTCCTCAGCGGCTTGATCGGCGCGGCCGGAGGGGATTATTTTCTTTTCCAGACCATGCGGCGCATGGGCCCCCGGCGCACAGGCATTCTTTTTGCCGCCAATGCCCCGATTGCGGCTTTTCTTGGCTGGCTGTTTCTTGGTGAGGTGCTGACCCTGCGGATGCTGCTCGCTATCTCGCTCGGCTTTGCCGGGATTGTGCTGGCGGTAATCTATGGCAAGCGGCGCGATCTTATCCATGTGTGGGAAGAACTGACGCCGCCGCTCTGGCTTGGAATTGTCTTCGGTCTTCTGGCCGCGCTCGGGCAGGCAATCGGTGTTCTGATGATGCGGCCGGTCATGGAAGGCGGGCTTGATCCGGCCACTGCCGGGCTTTGGCGGGTCACCGTTGCCATGCTGGTCTTCTGGCTGATTCTGCCGGTTGAGCGCGGGCGCGGGCGGGGACCGGCAAAGATCCTGCCGGATCGTGATCTCATCCCGCATATTCTCGGCAACGGGTTTTTCGGCATGGCATTCGGGATGGCGCTTCTTCTCAAGGCGCTGGAAACGGGCCCGGTTGGCATGGTGTCCATCCTGTCCTCGACCGCGCCACTGATGCTGCTGCCCTTTGTCTGGGCGAAGACACGTCTCATCCCGCCTCTCGGTGCCTGGATTGGGGCGGCGCTGGTGGTTTTATGTTCAGCCCTGCTGTTATAG
- the metZ gene encoding O-succinylhomoserine sulfhydrylase, which yields MTKKNWHKDTLSVRGGLHRSGNMETAEALYLNSGFVYSSAEEAACAFDGDIDRFLYSRFGNPTATMLQERLALLEGAEACLAMGTGMAAMFSGVASMLSQGDRIVASRALFGACYSVIDEILPRWGIERQFVDGTRLEEWEEALRHPVKMVFLESPSNPMLDLVDIRTVAELAHRAGALVVVDNVFGTQTGQKPLELGADMVMYSITKHHDGHGRVLGGALLGSEELICGDLLKFYRQTGPAISAFNAWVVLKSLETLSLRVDRMAANAHRIAEALADHPAVAWLRYPHHPSHPQYELACRQMSHGGTLVSFDLRGGRKAAWQMLDALELIDISNNLGDAKSLACHPATTTHSSVAEEDRLAMGIGDGLIRLSVGLEHADDLISDLRQALDSLG from the coding sequence ATGACCAAGAAGAACTGGCATAAAGACACGCTGAGCGTGCGTGGTGGCCTCCATCGCAGTGGAAATATGGAAACGGCAGAGGCCTTGTACCTGAATTCCGGCTTTGTGTATTCAAGCGCCGAGGAAGCAGCCTGCGCGTTTGACGGCGATATCGACCGGTTTCTCTATTCCCGTTTTGGTAATCCGACGGCGACCATGCTTCAGGAAAGGCTTGCTCTTCTCGAAGGGGCAGAGGCCTGTCTTGCCATGGGGACGGGCATGGCGGCGATGTTCAGCGGTGTTGCATCCATGCTCAGCCAGGGAGATCGCATTGTCGCGAGTCGGGCACTCTTTGGGGCCTGTTATTCGGTGATCGATGAAATCCTGCCACGTTGGGGAATTGAACGTCAGTTTGTTGATGGCACCCGGCTTGAGGAATGGGAAGAGGCGCTGCGTCATCCGGTGAAAATGGTCTTCCTTGAAAGCCCGTCCAATCCGATGCTTGATCTTGTGGATATTCGCACTGTCGCCGAGCTTGCGCATCGTGCCGGGGCGCTGGTGGTGGTGGATAATGTCTTCGGCACCCAGACAGGACAGAAGCCGCTGGAACTCGGCGCGGATATGGTGATGTATTCGATCACCAAGCATCACGATGGCCATGGAAGAGTGCTTGGCGGTGCTCTGCTTGGCTCGGAAGAGTTGATTTGCGGGGATTTGCTTAAATTCTATCGCCAGACCGGGCCGGCTATCAGTGCATTCAATGCCTGGGTGGTGCTCAAGTCTCTTGAAACTCTCTCGCTCAGGGTTGATCGCATGGCGGCGAATGCGCATCGGATTGCCGAAGCCCTGGCCGATCACCCGGCGGTGGCATGGCTGCGCTACCCGCATCATCCGTCCCATCCGCAATATGAACTTGCCTGCCGCCAGATGTCCCATGGCGGCACGCTGGTCTCGTTTGATCTGCGCGGCGGCAGAAAAGCGGCCTGGCAGATGCTCGATGCCCTTGAGCTCATCGATATTTCAAATAACCTGGGCGACGCCAAATCGCTCGCCTGCCATCCGGCCACGACCACACATTCCAGTGTTGCGGAAGAGGATCGGCTGGCCATGGGCATCGGCGACGGGTTGATCCGCCTTTCCGTCGGGCTTGAACACGCCGATGACCTGATTTCGGATTTGCGCCAGGCCCTCGATTCCCTGGGCTGA
- a CDS encoding ActR/PrrA/RegA family redox response regulator transcription factor, which produces MTTETRRLLIVDDDAPLRGRLARVMERRGFTVFDADGVADATKIINEHMLTHAVLDMKLGDGNGLEIVPLIQERHPDCRVIMLTGFGNIATAVAAVKAGAVDYLPKPADPDIIAATLLQQGDELPPPPEDPMSADRVRWEHIQRVYEQCGRNVSETARRLKLHRRTLQRILAKHAPRP; this is translated from the coding sequence ATGACAACCGAAACGCGGAGATTGCTGATTGTCGATGATGATGCGCCACTTCGCGGACGGCTGGCACGGGTGATGGAACGCCGTGGCTTCACGGTTTTCGATGCCGATGGTGTGGCGGACGCAACAAAAATCATCAATGAACATATGCTTACCCATGCAGTACTTGACATGAAACTCGGGGATGGCAACGGTCTTGAAATCGTACCCCTCATTCAGGAAAGGCATCCGGACTGCCGGGTGATCATGCTGACCGGGTTTGGTAATATCGCAACCGCGGTCGCCGCCGTCAAAGCCGGAGCGGTAGACTACCTGCCAAAGCCCGCCGATCCTGATATCATTGCAGCCACCCTGCTTCAGCAGGGGGATGAGCTACCGCCGCCGCCGGAAGACCCGATGTCCGCTGATCGGGTGCGCTGGGAGCATATCCAGCGGGTTTATGAACAATGTGGCCGCAATGTCTCGGAAACAGCCCGGCGGCTCAAGCTCCATCGCCGCACCTTGCAAAGAATTCTTGCCAAGCACGCGCCAAGGCCCTAA
- a CDS encoding ActS/PrrB/RegB family redox-sensitive histidine kinase, whose amino-acid sequence MPEQAFHTTGVTTAITTSVLANVRWIALTGQISAILIVHFGLGFPLPLVACLVVIAISALVGLWQTLTTYQGGQISRKWIFTLLGFDTVQLAVLIYLTGGLANPFAIMFLAPITISATILSQRETAALVLLVAGLVSALAMYHRPLPWLSGELVLPPLYMAGLWAALVLTTVFIAIYAGMVASQARRLARGLAEARLTLEREQQMVSLGSLATAAAHKLGSPLNTITLVAHDLGRDLEKPVDPESYREDILLLKQETERCRQILAELNQDAINLGQESWDPMTISALIQGLVDERFEDSRQMIRLNVTGSDASPEPRVTRRPEILHSLETLIDNAVQFARQVVRIDLSWDDRQFRLTIDDDGPGFQSSVLARLGDPYISTRGGASGHMGLGIFIAYTMVEHINGQIRLMNRKEGGARVMLTFPRQGIDVDMALPE is encoded by the coding sequence ATGCCCGAACAGGCTTTTCATACCACTGGCGTGACAACGGCAATTACCACCAGTGTGCTGGCGAATGTCAGGTGGATTGCCCTGACCGGGCAGATTAGCGCGATCCTGATTGTGCATTTCGGCCTTGGCTTTCCCTTGCCTCTGGTGGCGTGCCTTGTGGTCATTGCCATTTCGGCGCTGGTTGGTTTGTGGCAGACCCTGACAACGTATCAGGGCGGACAGATCAGCAGGAAATGGATCTTCACGCTGCTTGGTTTTGATACAGTGCAGCTTGCCGTGCTGATCTACCTGACGGGCGGGCTGGCCAACCCGTTTGCCATCATGTTTCTGGCGCCGATAACGATTTCGGCAACGATCCTGAGCCAGCGGGAGACCGCCGCGCTGGTGCTGCTCGTGGCCGGGCTGGTGAGCGCGCTTGCGATGTATCACCGCCCGCTTCCCTGGCTTTCGGGGGAGCTGGTCTTGCCGCCACTTTACATGGCAGGACTGTGGGCGGCGCTGGTGCTGACAACCGTCTTCATCGCAATCTACGCCGGCATGGTGGCAAGCCAGGCGCGGCGGCTGGCACGAGGTCTTGCCGAAGCGAGACTTACGCTTGAACGCGAGCAGCAGATGGTCTCCCTGGGTTCGCTGGCAACGGCGGCGGCACATAAGCTGGGCTCACCGCTCAACACCATCACGCTGGTGGCGCATGACCTTGGGCGGGACCTGGAAAAGCCCGTTGACCCGGAAAGTTACCGGGAGGATATCCTGCTGCTGAAACAGGAAACCGAACGCTGCCGCCAGATTCTCGCTGAACTCAATCAGGATGCCATCAACCTCGGGCAGGAAAGCTGGGATCCGATGACGATATCGGCACTCATCCAGGGGCTTGTTGACGAAAGGTTTGAAGATTCGCGGCAGATGATCCGGCTCAACGTCACCGGATCGGACGCATCCCCCGAGCCGCGGGTAACCCGGCGGCCTGAAATTCTGCATTCGCTTGAAACCCTTATCGATAACGCCGTCCAGTTTGCCCGGCAGGTGGTGCGGATTGACCTTTCCTGGGATGACCGGCAGTTCCGCCTGACCATTGACGATGACGGCCCGGGGTTTCAGTCTTCGGTGCTGGCCCGGCTGGGCGATCCCTATATCAGCACCAGAGGCGGGGCAAGCGGGCATATGGGTCTGGGCATCTTCATTGCCTATACGATGGTCGAACATATCAACGGCCAGATCCGGCTGATGAACAGGAAGGAAGGTGGCGCACGGGTCATGCTGACATTCCCTCGCCAGGGCATTGATGTGGATATGGCCCTGCCGGAATAA
- the gyrB gene encoding DNA topoisomerase (ATP-hydrolyzing) subunit B: MNNDQPDDPVDVTEADQYDADSIKVLRGLDAVRKRPGMYIGDTDDGSGLHHMIYEVVDNAIDEALAGHCDLVEVILNGNGSVTVTDNGRGIPTDIHPEEGVSAAEVIMTQLHAGGKFDNNSYKVSGGLHGVGVSVVNALSSSLDLVIYRGGQKHAIRFEHGEAEGPLTVVEPCGDKTGTEITFMPSTETFSNIDFDYATLEHRLRELAFLNSGVNIQLTDDRQAEQKISRFHYEGGLKEFVSWLDRSRTALHETIANSIEKDDVGVELAMEWTDSYHETTLCFTNNIPQRDGGTHLAGFRAAMTRVINAYAQESGIARKEKIQLSGDDAREGLTAIISVKVPDPKFSSQTKDKLVSSEVRPIVDAVVADALSQWLEEHPGEARKIVSKAYEAAAAREAARKARELTRRKGVMDIASLPGKLADCQEKDPAKSELFLVEGDSAGGSAKQGRDRANQAILPLRGKILNVERARVDKMLSSAELGTLITAIGAGVGNADMDPDKARYHRIIIMTDADVDGSHIRTLLLTFFFRHMKPLIERGYLYIAQPPLFRAKRGSSEVYLKDQRNLDQYLQEAGLKDSILIQADGGQIIGEDLFQLVTSSAAAGRCIASLARTVGSSMVVEQASIAGLLTPEAITNAEAASYLARRLEGLSDPLERGWSGALIDDASMPGGKVMEISRTLRGVTERYLLSRRLLATEEARRLDEMAPMLQDYFARPPSLRVQGGEATVHGPVDLVETVFQAGRKGAQVSRYKGLGEMNPEQLWETTLDPNQRTLLQVQIDHEEDAEDAFSTLMGEAVEERRQFIQENALKVANLDV; this comes from the coding sequence ATGAATAACGACCAGCCAGATGATCCTGTTGATGTGACAGAAGCAGATCAATATGACGCGGATTCCATCAAGGTCCTTCGCGGTCTTGATGCGGTGCGCAAGCGTCCGGGGATGTATATCGGCGATACCGATGACGGCTCCGGGCTGCATCACATGATCTATGAGGTTGTTGATAATGCCATCGACGAAGCCCTGGCCGGACATTGCGATCTGGTTGAGGTCATTCTCAACGGCAACGGGTCGGTCACGGTCACGGATAATGGCCGCGGCATCCCTACCGATATCCATCCCGAAGAGGGTGTCTCGGCAGCGGAGGTGATCATGACCCAACTGCATGCGGGCGGCAAGTTCGACAATAATTCCTACAAGGTGTCGGGCGGTCTGCACGGGGTTGGAGTATCGGTGGTGAACGCACTTTCATCAAGCCTTGATCTGGTGATTTACCGGGGCGGCCAGAAACACGCCATCCGTTTTGAACATGGTGAGGCGGAAGGTCCGCTGACGGTTGTCGAACCATGTGGTGATAAGACAGGCACGGAAATCACCTTCATGCCGTCAACGGAAACATTTTCCAATATCGATTTCGATTACGCGACGCTGGAACATCGGCTGCGGGAGTTGGCTTTCCTCAACAGCGGGGTCAATATCCAGCTGACCGATGATCGCCAGGCCGAACAGAAAATCAGCAGATTCCATTATGAGGGCGGCCTCAAGGAATTTGTGAGCTGGCTTGACCGGTCTCGCACCGCCCTGCACGAGACGATTGCAAACTCCATCGAGAAGGATGATGTGGGCGTTGAACTGGCCATGGAATGGACCGACAGTTACCACGAAACAACGCTCTGCTTTACCAATAATATTCCCCAGCGTGACGGCGGCACGCATCTTGCCGGGTTCAGGGCGGCGATGACCCGGGTCATCAATGCCTATGCACAGGAAAGCGGTATTGCACGAAAGGAAAAGATCCAGCTTTCCGGTGACGATGCCCGCGAAGGCCTGACGGCGATCATTTCAGTCAAGGTTCCTGATCCGAAATTCTCCTCCCAGACAAAGGACAAGCTGGTTTCATCGGAAGTCCGGCCGATTGTCGACGCGGTGGTGGCGGATGCGCTGTCTCAGTGGCTTGAAGAGCACCCGGGCGAAGCGCGGAAAATCGTCTCCAAAGCCTATGAGGCGGCGGCGGCGCGCGAAGCGGCGCGCAAGGCGAGGGAATTGACCCGGCGCAAAGGGGTGATGGATATAGCAAGCCTGCCCGGCAAACTTGCCGATTGCCAGGAGAAGGATCCGGCGAAATCCGAATTGTTCCTCGTCGAGGGGGACTCGGCCGGTGGTTCTGCCAAACAAGGGCGAGACCGCGCCAATCAGGCAATTCTGCCCCTGCGTGGCAAGATCCTCAACGTCGAACGCGCCCGGGTGGACAAGATGCTGTCTTCGGCAGAGCTTGGTACCCTGATCACGGCAATTGGGGCCGGGGTGGGCAATGCCGATATGGACCCCGACAAGGCCAGGTATCACCGCATCATCATCATGACCGATGCCGATGTCGATGGCAGTCATATCCGGACATTGCTGCTGACCTTTTTCTTCCGCCACATGAAGCCCCTGATCGAACGCGGCTATCTTTATATCGCCCAGCCGCCGCTGTTCCGGGCCAAACGTGGCAGTTCGGAAGTCTATCTCAAGGACCAGCGCAATCTTGACCAGTATCTCCAGGAAGCCGGTCTCAAGGATTCGATCCTCATTCAGGCTGATGGCGGCCAGATCATTGGTGAGGATCTATTTCAGCTTGTTACCTCATCGGCCGCGGCTGGCCGCTGCATCGCATCGCTTGCGCGAACCGTGGGCAGCAGTATGGTGGTTGAACAGGCATCGATTGCCGGCCTGCTGACGCCTGAGGCGATCACCAATGCCGAGGCGGCGTCCTATCTCGCCCGCCGGCTTGAAGGATTGAGCGATCCGCTGGAACGTGGCTGGAGCGGCGCGCTGATCGACGATGCCTCCATGCCGGGCGGCAAGGTCATGGAAATCAGCCGCACCTTGCGTGGGGTAACCGAGCGCTACCTGCTTTCGCGGCGCTTGCTGGCAACCGAAGAAGCCCGCCGTCTCGATGAAATGGCGCCGATGCTGCAGGATTACTTTGCCCGGCCGCCGTCGTTGCGGGTCCAGGGTGGGGAAGCCACGGTCCATGGGCCGGTTGATCTGGTGGAAACGGTGTTTCAGGCTGGCCGCAAAGGGGCACAGGTCTCGCGCTATAAGGGCCTTGGGGAGATGAATCCCGAACAGCTCTGGGAGACCACGCTTGACCCCAATCAGCGGACGCTTCTTCAGGTCCAGATTGACCATGAGGAAGATGCCGAAGATGCCTTTTCCACGCTCATGGGGGAAGCGGTGGAAGAACGCAGGCAGTTCATTCAGGAAAACGCGCTCAAAGTTGCCAATCTTGACGTCTGA